In Primulina eburnea isolate SZY01 chromosome 3, ASM2296580v1, whole genome shotgun sequence, one DNA window encodes the following:
- the LOC140827886 gene encoding LOW QUALITY PROTEIN: protein LIKE EARLY STARVATION, chloroplastic (The sequence of the model RefSeq protein was modified relative to this genomic sequence to represent the inferred CDS: deleted 1 base in 1 codon), producing MATHFKLARPRAVIVSSPLLHRRRLSDPFLIFTKYAHFLSSNILKGKNSTVRISRIGAADEGGGSYLEMWKKAMERERKSAEFERMAENTSDDSGHGTEESDEELERRNNEFKKLLEFSVEERDKIQRIQVIDRAAAAIAAARALVKDNAQPQVKDSGEVEVQRGGEDGEDPQEGIQNGSSLVSQSRSIDVGTPGPSFWTWEPPPDDDGSFSPKLAGQTSPSPARFFPVLEKERSSDIFSIPFQTTIPQTKYRPFLPPLQSSLEIEKSEFTPHLEEQNDIEVQFSAQAAEAALALNEANQASSQGVVPDGSKWWKETGIEQRPDGVLCKWTLIRGVGSDKAVEWENKYWEASDEFGYKELGSEKSGRDAAGNVWREYWRETMSQNEGIVYLEKTAEKWGKNNHGSEWQEKWWERYGAGKAEKWADKWCSIDPYTPLDAGHAHVWHERWGETYDGLGGSIKYTDKWAERFEGDGWSKWGDKWDENFDLNSHGVKQGETWWEGKYGDRWNRTWGEGHNGSGWVHKYGKSSSGEHWDTHVQQETWYERYPHYGFYHCFENSVPLRDVKKPSEWS from the exons ATGGCTACCCATTTCAAACTAGCTCGCCCACGCGCCGTAATAGTCTCTTCCCCACTACTCCACCGTCGCAGACTCAGCGACCCTTTTCTGATTTTCACCAAATATGCACATTTTCTGTCCAGTAATATACTAAAAGGCAAGAACAGCACTGTGAGGATTTCGAGAATCGGTGCTGCAGATGAGGGAGGAGGCTCGTATCTGGAGATGTGGAAGAAAGCGATGGAGCGAGAGAGGAAGTCCGCGGAGTTCGAAAGGATGGCGGAGAATACTTCCGATGATAGTGGACATGGGACAGAGGAAAGTGATGAAGAATTGGAGAGGAGGAACAATGAGTTCAAGAAGCTTCTAGAATTTTCTGTCGAGGAAAGAGATAAGATTCAGAGGATTCAGGTGATTGATCGGGCAGCGGCTGCAATTGCCGCTGCCAGAGCTCTGGTTAAGGATAATGCTCAGCCGCAGGTGAAGGATTCCGGTGAAGTGGAAGTTCAGAGAGGCGGTGAAGATGGCGAGGATCCGCAAGAAG GAATACAAAATGGAAGCTCTTTGGTGTCTCAATCCAGAAGCATAGATGTTGGTACGCCTGGTCCAAGTTTCTGGACCTGGGAACCTCCTCCAGATGATGATGGTTCGTTTAGTCCAAAGCTTGCTGGCCAAACATCTCCATCTCCTGCACGATTCTTTCCCGTGTTAGAGAAAGAACGATCTTCTGATATTTTCTCCATCCCTTTTCAGACCACAATTCCTCAAACTAAATATAGACCTTTTCTTCCCCCACTCCAGTCATCCTTGGAGATCGAAAAATCGGAATTTACACCTCATTTGGAAGAACAGAATGACATCGAGGTTCAATTTTCAGCACAAGCGGCTGAAGCAGCTCTGGCTCTTAATGAAGCGAACCAAGCATCTTCGCAAGGGGTTGTTCCTGATGGATCAAAATGGTGGAAGGAGACGGGAATAGAACAACGGCCTGATGGGGTCCTCTGTAAATGGACTCTGATTCGAGGCGTCGGTTCCGATAAGGCTGTTGAATGGGAGAACAAATATTGGGAAGCATCAGACGAGTTTGGCTATAAGGAACTTGGTTCGGAGAAATCTGGACGTGATGCTGCTGGAAATGTTTGGCGTGAATATTGGAGGGAAACAATGAGTCAG AATGAGGGGATTGTATATCTTGAAAAAACCGCAGAAAAGTGGGGGAAGAACAATCATGGGAGCGAGTGGCAAGAAAAATGGTGGGAGCGTTATGGTGCTGGCAAAGCTGAGAAGTGGGCTGACAAGTGGTGCAGCATCGATCCTTACACTCCCTTAGATGCTGGACATGCTCATGTTTGGCATGAGAG GTGGGGTGAGACATATGATGGTCTAGGAGGAAGCATAAAATACACAGACAAATGGGCTGAGCGTTTTGAGGGAGATGGCTGGTCAAAATGGGGCGATAAATGGGACGAGAACTTTGATCTCAATAGCCACGGGGTTAAGCAAGGGGAAACATGGTGGGAAGGAAAGTATGGT GATCGTTGGAACAGAACATGGGGCGAAGGACACAACGGCTCCGGATGGGTACACAAGTATGGGAAGAGCAGCAGCGGGGAACACTGGGATACTCACGTCCAGCAAGAGACTTGGTATGAAAGGTACCCACATTATGGTTTCTATCATTGCTTTGAGAACTCGGTTCCCCTACGTGATGTCAAGAAACCATCCGAATGGTCCTAG
- the LOC140828564 gene encoding uncharacterized protein, with translation MESIVNDQELMVLYEVFKLFDKNGDGSITKEELGSVVRSLYQNLTEEELQDMIHEVDTDGNGTIEFPEFVDLMAKKMKETEADDDLREAFDLFDQDRNGYISADELQQVMLRFGEALTDEEIVEMIREADLDGDGQVNYDEFVKMMMPIA, from the exons ATGGAAAGCATAGTGAATGATCAAGAACTGATGGTGCTATATGAAGTCTTCAAATTATTCGACAAAAACGGAGACG GTAGTATTACCAAAGAAGAGTTGGGATCAGTGGTAAGGTCTTTGTATCAAAACCTTACGGAAGAAGAACTGCAGGATATGATCCATGAAGTAGATACTGATGGAAATGGGACGATTGAGTTTCCGGAATTTGTCGATCTCATGGCCAAGAAAATGAAG GAAACTGAAGCAGATGATGACCTGAGAGAGGCTTTCGACTTGTTCGACCAAGATCGAAACGGATACATCTCAGCCGACGAG CTTCAACAAGTGATGCTACGATTTGGAGAAGCTTTGACAGATGAAGAAATCGTCGAGATGATACGGGAAGCCGATTTGGACGGGGACGGACAGGTTAACTACGATGAatttgtgaagatgatgatgccCATTGCATAA
- the LOC140828566 gene encoding calmodulin-like isoform X2 translates to MSIMENSWLIPQELVAELHEAFKFFDADGNGSITVEELGSVLNRLCQNPTVEELQDMIREVDSDGNGTIEFPEFVKHMTEKMNETDADHMREAFELFDEDQNGYISADELQQVMIRFGEAFITDEDIDQLIKQADLDGDGQINYEEFVKMMMAI, encoded by the exons ATGAGCATAATGGAAAATAGTTGGCTGATTCCTCAAGAACTGGTTGCTGAGCTCCATGAAGCCTTCAAATTCTTTGATGCAGATGGGAATG GTAGCATAACAGTGGAAGAATTGGGATCAGTTCTGAATCGTTTGTGTCAAAACCCTACTGTCGAAGAACTGCAGGATATGATCCGAGAAGTTGATTCCGATGGAAACGGGACCATCGAATTTCCAGAATTCGTCAAACATATGACCGAGAAAATGAAT GAAACTGATGCAGATCACATGCGAGAAGCCTTCGAATTGTTTGACGAAGACCAAAACGGATACATCTCAGCCGACGAG CTTCAACAAGTGATGATACGTTTTGGAGAAGCTTTCATAACAGATGAGGACATTGATCAGTTGATCAAACAAGCCGATTTGGATGGGGATGGACAGATTAATTACGAAGAATTCGTAAAAATGATGATGGCCATTTGa
- the LOC140828566 gene encoding uncharacterized protein isoform X1: MSIMENSWLIPQELVAELHEAFKFFDADGNGSITVEELGSVLNRLCQNPTVEELQDMIREVDSDGNGTIEFPEFVKHMTEKMNAAELIFQETDADHMREAFELFDEDQNGYISADELQQVMIRFGEAFITDEDIDQLIKQADLDGDGQINYEEFVKMMMAI, from the exons ATGAGCATAATGGAAAATAGTTGGCTGATTCCTCAAGAACTGGTTGCTGAGCTCCATGAAGCCTTCAAATTCTTTGATGCAGATGGGAATG GTAGCATAACAGTGGAAGAATTGGGATCAGTTCTGAATCGTTTGTGTCAAAACCCTACTGTCGAAGAACTGCAGGATATGATCCGAGAAGTTGATTCCGATGGAAACGGGACCATCGAATTTCCAGAATTCGTCAAACATATGACCGAGAAAATGAAT GCTGCTGAATTAATTTTCCAGGAAACTGATGCAGATCACATGCGAGAAGCCTTCGAATTGTTTGACGAAGACCAAAACGGATACATCTCAGCCGACGAG CTTCAACAAGTGATGATACGTTTTGGAGAAGCTTTCATAACAGATGAGGACATTGATCAGTTGATCAAACAAGCCGATTTGGATGGGGATGGACAGATTAATTACGAAGAATTCGTAAAAATGATGATGGCCATTTGa
- the LOC140828567 gene encoding uncharacterized protein, translating to MGSSLNAPDDLRMVPKDTSALECEVKDEHLVLEERLTANKLSSGANTFRVDQTRAEEEVQGTNDVDQMVKEIGLVETKGSVPVDESREEERLTDETTVEDIGTLGNKSSAFYKDRENETTTEECNSKVGSSLEDKKVNEPEREPEPGNLFPVQYPNDETNTLQVLQSNGVESIIEKFRAKSESSLEIKKVDEPARELEPGYALPKQYSVDKTPPVQVIEPNGGDYIVERCKLKSNFLSEIKKVDETVHSLPEQNATKETSTVQVPELDGGENTKEKCRSTCESSLTIKKVSEPEPEIEPRHVFSEQHPDIEKSTLQIPIGPDRTLEKCRSKSESSFEIKKSNESELVSKSECKPKAEPDSKRMLAEQYFNNETSTPQVPEYKEGQTIEKLSTESNPNHPINQLELRKSPSFDFGLPFDSRSEESDKTPLLYQDRTAPRRFSSCSGYLSPLHHEAVEVQEKTIRMERSTSDVSKFPFLNLLKEEKPENLAVDKDQENGLKSSLSTEDCNGISAKRNGKRKPRSSLFTTCICCTSSALS from the coding sequence atgggCAGTTCCCTCAATGCTCCAGATGATCTTCGAATGGTTCCGAAAGATACATCAGCGTTGGAATGTGAAGTAAAGGATGAGCATTTGGTTCTTGAAGAGAGGCTAACAGCGAACAAATTGAGTAGTGGGGCGAATACATTCCGCGTCGATCAAACTCGAGCTGAGGAAGAAGTTCAAGGTACCAATGACGTTGATCAGATGGTGAAGGAAATTGGATTGGTTGAAACGAAAGGTTCGGTTCCCGTGGACGAGAGTCGAGAAGAGGAGAGGTTGACAGACGAGACGACGGTCGAAGATATCGGTACACTAGGTAATAAGTCATCTGCTTTCTATAAGGATCGTGAAAATGAAACTACTACAGAAGAATGCAACTCAAAAGTAGGATCTTCATTGGAAGACAAGAAAGTGAATGAGCCAGAGCGCGAGCCGGAGCCCGGAAATCTTTTTCCTGTTCAATATCCTAACGACGAAACAAATACTCTACAAGTCCTCCAATCGAATGGAGTAGAAAGTATCATAGAGAAATTTAGAGCAAAATCTGAATCTTCACTGGAGATCAAGAAAGTGGATGAGCCTGCGCGTGAACTTGAACCTGGATATGCGTTACCCAAGCAATATTCTGTCGACAAAACGCCGCCGGTACAAGTTATAGAGCCTAATGGAGGAGATTATATTGTGGAAAGGTGTAAATTAAAATCCAATTTTTTATCAGAAATCAAGAAAGTGGACGAGACAGTGCATTCGCTTCCCGAGCAAAATGCTACCAAAGAAACATCCACAGTACAAGTTCCAGAACTGGACGGAGGAGAAAATACTAAGGAAAAATGTAGATCAACGTGTGAATCTTCATTAACAATCAAGAAAGTGAGCGAGCCTGAGCCCGAGATTGAGCCTAGACATGTGTTCTCCGAGCAGCATCCTGACATTGAAAAGTCGACACTGCAAATTCCGATTGGGCCTGATAGGACCTTGGAAAAATGTAGATCAAAATCTGAATCttcttttgaaataaaaaaatcgaaCGAGTCTGAGCTCGTGTCCAAGTCCGAGTGTAAGCCTAAAGCAGAGCCCGATTCTAAACGAATGCTTGCCGAGCAGTATTTTAACAACGAAACCTCTACACCACAAGTTCCTGAATACAAAGAGGGCCAAACGATAGAAAAGTTGAGCACAGAATCAAATCCAAACCACCCTATCAATCAACTTGAGCTAAGAAAGTCGCCGAGCTTTGATTTCGGGCTTCCCTTCGATTCCAGGTCCGAGGAATCAGATAAAACTCCACTCCTATATCAAGACAGAACAGCACCGAGACGTTTTTCGAGCTGCTCAGGCTACTTAAGTCCATTGCATCACGAAGCAGTGGAAGTGCAAGAAAAGACTATAAGAATGGAAAGAAGCACTTCTGATGTTTCAAAGTTTCCATTTCTCAACTTATTAAAGGAAGAAAAACCAGAAAATCTTGCTGTTGATAAAGATCAAGAGAATGGCTTAAAGAGCTCATTGTCAACAGAGGATTGTAATGGGATTTCCGCGAAACGGAACGGCAAACGGAAACCGAGATCTTCCCTCTTCACAACCTGCATTTGTTGCACTTCATCAGCATTGAGCTGA